ACAACTCAGTCTTTTTGAGGAGGAACAAAATTTGGAAGAAGACTCTGACTTACCCAGTTGAAAGAGAAGAAATCACCTACAAACGTAAGAAAGTTAAAGGGAAACGTCAATCTCTTCTTGCCCAATTTAATTCAGAAGAAGTTCATCATCGCTTAGAGGCCTGCATTTGCCCTGACTGTCAGGGAGAGCTAAAAGAAATTGGAGCGAGCCTTCAAGGACAAGAATTGGTCTTTATTCCTGCGCAATTAAAAAGAGTTGATCATATTCAACACGCTTACAAGTGCCAAGCATGCAGTAAGAATAATCCAAGTGATAAAATTGTAAAAGCTCCTGTCCCTAAAGCCCCTTTGGCGCATAGCCTTGGCTCAGCCTCTATTATCGCTCACACCATCCATCAGAAGTTTAATCTGAAGGTACCCAATTATCGCCAAGAAGAAGATTGGGCTAAGATGGGTTTACCAATCACACGTAAGGAAATTTCTAATTGGCATATCAAGACGAGTCACTATTATTTGGAGCCCCTTTATAATCTTTTACGAGAAAAGTTGTTAGAACAACCTCTTCTTCATGCGGATGAAACCTCTTATCGGGTTTTAGAGAGTGATAGCCATCTGACCTACTATTGGACCTTTTTGTCAGGGAAAACTGAGGAACAAGGCATCACTCTTTACCATCATGATCAGCGTCGGAGTGGTTCGGTAGTACAAGAATTCCTAGGAGATTATTCTGGATATGTGCATTGTGATATGTTGCGGCAGTAACTTAGGACTTTAGTCCTCTAGTTCTGCCTATGCGATAGCAGTCCAAGGTTTAGGAGCAAGGCGACGCTAAGCTTGGTAAACTGCGAACCGCTAGAAGCTTATCGTCAATTGGAAGAGGCTGAACTTGTTGGATGTTGGGCACATGTGAGAAGGAAGTTTTTTGAAGCGACCCCCAAGCAAGGAGATAACTCATCGTTAGGAGCTAAAGGTTTAGCTTATTGTGACCAGTTATTTGCCTTGGAAAGAGACTGGGAGACATTGCCAGCTGATGAACGACTACAGAAACGTCAAGAAAAGCTCCAGCCCTTAATGGAAGACTTCTTTGCTTGGTGCCGGCGCCAGTCAGTCTTAGCGGGTTCAAAACTAGGGAGGGCGATTGAATATAGCCTCAAATATGAAGAAACCTTTAAGACAATTTTGAAGGACGGACATCTCGTCCTTTCCAATAATCTAGCTGAACGCGCCATTAAATTCTTGGTTATGGGACGTAAAAATTGGTTGTTTTCTCAAAGTTTTGAAGGAGCTAAAGCAACAGCTATTATTATGAGCTTGTTGGAAACAGCTAAACGTCATCAATTAAATAGTGAGAAATATCTATCCTATCTTCTAGAATGTCTTCCAAACGAGGGAACTCTCGTTAACAAAGAGGTTTTAGAGGCTTATTTACCATGGACTAAAGTTGTACAAGAAAAGTGCAAATAAGAAATCTCCAGATTAGGAACTATCAGTGAGTTCTCTAGTCTGGAGATTTTTCAATATACTTCGTTATTGGACGGTTACATAATGATATTGCTTTGTAGATTTTTTTTGACAGATAAAGCCCCTTCCAAATAAGGTAACTTCTAAAACTAACTTCCAGTTTCCCACAACCTAGCTTTTAGTATGAGAAAAATGCGTGAAATCAGTGGAAATCCGTCTTAGACTAACTTCCACTGGTTTTCTTTTTCTTGATATATAAGGGTTCAAAAGCGAAAAGACTCAGAAAAAAGTGCACGACAAATAGCCCTAAAACAGAGTCGTCTTAGAGTAAATTCCAGTTGCTAGCGTTTAGTGTGAGACTTTTCGATGGTGATAAGATGTGTAGTTAGAGGGGAAAATTCCCTTTATTTCAATAAATCAGGTGATAAGTGTGTGTCTTCTGGTTTGACAAATTGGCAACCCAGAAGAGCAGCGATGTCCTCGCCAAAGGTGAAGGTGAAGACGTCGTAAGCAGATTTTCCTTGAAACTCTTCTCGTTTCAAGGAATTGACATGGGAAATGACTAGATTGACGTCTTTCTGAGTCAGCTGGTCAAAGGAAGTGCCCTTGGGAAGAATGGCTCGCAAAACCGTATGGTTCTTCTCAATCCGCCCCTTCTGGTCAGGACGGCTAGGGTCGCAGAAGTAGAGGTGAGACTTCCCATCAATGTCTCGCTCAAGCTCCTCCACATAGGCGAACTCAGATCCGTTGTCTGTGAGAATGACAGGGAACAGCTGATGGAACGCATACCCTCCGTCCATGACTCTTTCTTTCAAAGCTGCGAATTTAGTGGCGACTTCCAGAGCAGTCTTGTTGTCCAAAAGCAAGGCGAAGAGGAAATTACAGAAGGAAACGTTGAAGGTGAGCAGTAGCTTTCCACCAGGTCTGCCGATGACCGTGTCCATTTCCAACCATTTGAAGAAATCATCTGTTTCTCGTAACTCTTGGAAATCTTGATAGGTCCGCCCAATTTTCAGCTCTTTAGGAATAGCTACTTTTCTGGATTTTCTGCGTTCCTTGAACGTGACCATCCGAGGGAAATCAATGGGCTTGGCTGTCAGATAGCCCAGCTTGGCATGCCGATACACCGTAGCTTTCGACACAGGTAGGTTATGTGTCTGAATGATATGGTAGATGCTTTGTTTCTTCTGGATGCCTAGGGTTAAGATCTTGTCCATCTGATAAAAACTTTCCTTGTTTAGGGGAATGCCCTGTCTGGATTCCCTCAACATAGTCTCGTAATGCTCCTGTGCCTTTTTCGCGTAGTAAAGATAGCGGTTAAACCCACAATCCGTCCTCTTTTTTGGACAGTTGTTACAGACATAAGGAGCTTTTTTGAGAAGAGGGCAATCCGTGCAATCAGATTTGACGGATGTTGGATGCATGATGCGATTGCGCTTGATTTCCTTTGAAATCGTTGACGGGTCTTTCCCCATCTTCTCAGCGATGGAACGGAAAGTCTCCTGTTGGCTGATTCCAGTTTGGATGTCAATACGGTCTTCTAGAGTGAGATGTTTTTGTTTTTTCGTCATGAGGTACCTCCTCACGAAAAGTCTCAGACTTAATTCTAGCATAATTCATCGTCTGAGACTAACTTCCAGTTTTGGGAGAGAGATGGAAGTTACTTTGAGAAGTTACGCCCTTCCAAATAACGATAAAAAATATATTTTATAACGGAAAGACGTTGTTAAAATTAAGTTTTTGCTGTATAATTAGAATGAGAAGGAGGTAGATTATGTTAGTTGATTTCGAAGTAAAAAATTTTTTATCTTTTCAAAATAGTACAGTCTTATCTTTAGAAAAAGGAAAATATTTAAAAAAGTATTCTGAGTCTCATACATTAAATAGGGAAAATCTCTCTTTATTGAAAAATGTAAATATTTTTGGTTCTAATGGATCTGGTAAGAGTAATCTGATTACAGCATTAAGAGTCTTGGCTAACCTGATTCTACAACCTACAGATGATATTGAAGATTCTTTACCTTATATGCCATTTCGCTTAAATAAACAAAACAAATACGAAGATACTGAATTTTCAATTCGCTTAATTACGAATAAAAAGGTTTATCACTATCATATTTGTTATAATAGAAAAGAAGTGACTCTAGAGGAACTTTATTTTGTTACAGAAAATAATGACGAAAAATTATACTTTAAACGCACTACTTCTCCAAGTAATTCGGAACTACTTCCAGATAATTTAAAAAATCTACGACAATCAGTTAGGAAAAATAAACTGTTATTATTTGAGGGTCAAGATAAGAACGATGCTGAGTGTGTTGCCGTATTTAAATGGTTCCATACAAATTTGATTTTTGAACCTTTTCATAAACAATCATTTAAGTCAATTCAAGCTGACTCAGAAAAGAAAAATATATTCATTAAACTATTAAATTTAGCTGATTTTAATATTTTAGATATTGAAGTTATTGAAAAAATAGAATCAATTCCCGAAGAATTGAAAAAAATGATATCTATGGCAAATGTTGATGAAAACTTGCTATCAAAACCGTTTACCACTTTTGAAGTATATTCTATTTACAAAAAATATGATAAAGATGGGAAAGTAGTTGGTAAAGAAAAAATTTCATATGAGATGGAATCTTCTGGTACTCAAAAAATGATGGCGGTCGCATTGATATTGTTGGATAGTTTAGATAAAGACAGAGTCGTTGTTATGGATGAATTTGATGATTCATTCCATTATGAATCAATTTATTTTTACAACACACAATTTAAATTTATTAGATTCGAATTTGAGAGTAGATCAAATTTATATGACAGAAAAAGATTTCCTAGGGAAAACAGACTTATACTCTCTTTTTGATTTTAATGATATAAGAGGTGTGTCAAGAGGTGACATTTCTTTCCTTAAACGTTACCTAAATGGACAGTTTGGTGCTTTACCAGATATCGATATTGACGGAATGAATCAAATATTTAAGGAGTCTTAAATGGCTAGAGGAAGACAATCTAAAGGTAAACATCTAAGAAAATCTATTTACATCTTCACTGAAGGATACACTGAAAAAATTATTTTTCAATTTTAAACAAGAAGTATAACAGAACAGCAAGTGTAAAAGTAAGTATATATCCTACAAGTAAACAAGGTCGGAGTCTTCTAAATCATGCAATAGGGAAAATAAGAACTCTAAATAAGGCAGAAAGGAATAACCTCGGAGGAGTCTATATTATTTTTGACAAAGATAGTTTAAAAAATGACGAAATAGAAGGTGTGTTAAAAGACGCGAAAGATAATAAAATTGATATTGGTTTTTCAAATAGTTGTTTTGAAGTATGGTTGTTAGCTCATTTCGAAAAACCTAACCAATCGCATACAAAAGATAGGTTGTACACAAAATTAGAAGAACATCTAAATTGTGAACAGTATGAAAATCATCATAAAAATGATAAGGATTTATTAATGAAATTAGAAGATTTTGTGTCAATAGCCATGAAAAACACTTCTGCAATGGGCAGTTTAAATCAACAAACTATTGTTTATGAGCCGTATACTAACATAGGAACTATTATACAAAGCATTTACAATCAAGATGTTTACTAACTAATATAGTATCAATCAAAAAATACAAAAAAATAAAGATTATCCTTGATACATTTAAAAAATATTGATACAATAAATGTCTTTTTGTCAACTGTAGTGGGTTGAAGAAAAGCTAAGCTCGAGAAAGGACAAATTTCGTCCTTTCTTTTTTGTGGTATGGACTATAGTGAGAGTTCTATTGAAAGAAGAAAAAAGTGAACAAGACAATATTTCAGTCCTGTTCACTTTTATGTTATACTGGACTAAAATCAAAAAACATCTTATAATAGTAGTTATGAAACTTACAAACGAAGAAATACAAAAAATTGAACAACTCCTAAGAGATTCATCATACGCCAAATATCACAAACGTCTACAGATTATTTATTTTCGCTCAAAAGAAAAGAGTTATAAGGAAATCATGGAGCTGCTAGATTGCAATAAAACAACTGTTTGGAGGAATTTAAAAAAATATAAGGAGTTTGGTTTAGAAGCTCTTCTTCAAGAGACCCGTGGTGGACGTCATCGAGAATATATGACTTACGAAGAAGAACAAGCATTTCTAAAACGTCATATAGAAGCTGCTCGAGCTGGGGAATTTGTAACTGTCAATCAGTTATTTGAAGCCTATCAACAAGAGATTGGTCGCACTTCTACACGTGATGGTTTTTATTATCTCTTGAAACGCCATGGTTGGCGAACGGTCACTCCTCGACCTGAACATCCCAAGAAGGCAGACGCTCAGACAATTGAGACGTCTAAAAATAAAATCTACATTCGAGACCTTAAGTAAGCGCTTTAAAGGGGAGGGA
This portion of the Streptococcus mitis B6 genome encodes:
- a CDS encoding IS30-like element ISSmi1 family transposase, whose protein sequence is MTKKQKHLTLEDRIDIQTGISQQETFRSIAEKMGKDPSTISKEIKRNRIMHPTSVKSDCTDCPLLKKAPYVCNNCPKKRTDCGFNRYLYYAKKAQEHYETMLRESRQGIPLNKESFYQMDKILTLGIQKKQSIYHIIQTHNLPVSKATVYRHAKLGYLTAKPIDFPRMVTFKERRKSRKVAIPKELKIGRTYQDFQELRETDDFFKWLEMDTVIGRPGGKLLLTFNVSFCNFLFALLLDNKTALEVATKFAALKERVMDGGYAFHQLFPVILTDNGSEFAYVEELERDIDGKSHLYFCDPSRPDQKGRIEKNHTVLRAILPKGTSFDQLTQKDVNLVISHVNSLKREEFQGKSAYDVFTFTFGEDIAALLGCQFVKPEDTHLSPDLLK
- a CDS encoding AAA family ATPase — its product is MLVDFEVKNFLSFQNSTVLSLEKGKYLKKYSESHTLNRENLSLLKNVNIFGSNGSGKSNLITALRVLANLILQPTDDIEDSLPYMPFRLNKQNKYEDTEFSIRLITNKKVYHYHICYNRKEVTLEELYFVTENNDEKLYFKRTTSPSNSELLPDNLKNLRQSVRKNKLLLFEGQDKNDAECVAVFKWFHTNLIFEPFHKQSFKSIQADSEKKNIFIKLLNLADFNILDIEVIEKIESIPEELKKMISMANVDENLLSKPFTTFEVYSIYKKYDKDGKVVGKEKISYEMESSGTQKMMAVALILLDSLDKDRVVVMDEFDDSFHYESIYFYNTQFKFIRFEFESRSNLYDRKRFPRENRLILSF
- a CDS encoding RloB family protein, which encodes MYPTSKQGRSLLNHAIGKIRTLNKAERNNLGGVYIIFDKDSLKNDEIEGVLKDAKDNKIDIGFSNSCFEVWLLAHFEKPNQSHTKDRLYTKLEEHLNCEQYENHHKNDKDLLMKLEDFVSIAMKNTSAMGSLNQQTIVYEPYTNIGTIIQSIYNQDVY